The sequence GGCAGGGGTTGGCTCAAGTGGCCCAAGCAGGGCATGCCTGGAGGTGAGcatgaggccctggggagggcagggccgggGCCGGGAGCTTGGCGGGACAGCTGTGGGGGTGCTCAGGGCTGCGAGGACACACAGGAAGGGTTGGAAAGGTGACAGGTGCGGGAGGGGGCCAGGGGGTCCCCCAGGCTCTGACTCGAGATATTTTTAATTGGTGTGAAACTGGGTCAGCGGCTGAGGGAGCGCGGCGGGGGCCGGGCAGCCCGGCTCCCTTCCTTGACCTACTTACGGCCCGGTGGGGGGGCCCAGCGGGCGCGGCCTCCTCCCGGACACCCAGCGGCCGCTCTGAGGCCGAGGCTCGCCAGGAGGGACACGCATGTGCACCCCTGCCAGCTCAGTTGCCCCCCTCTCTTTCCCCCAGCAGCGTGGCTGCCCTCTCCGGGACCCCTCAGCCGCcttccagccctcctgccctggggTCTCCATGCCCCCTGGCTGGTTTGGAGGCACCTCGCTCTTTGGGTCCCGCTGTTACTAGAACCCGAACGCCTTGCCCCGCGTCGCCGTCCTCTCTCCCTCTCGCTGAAGCCCCGCGTCTCCTCTGGCCTCTTCATCCCTGGCTCTCGGCCTCGGGCTCTGCCGCTTTCGACTTTTGCCTCAGGACTGTCTCTGGGAGACCCAGACGCGGCGACCGTCCCTTGGTCACTGTCCCTGCTCCGCCCAATTCCCGTAGGACTGTCCACGTGTGAGACCCTCTCTCTGAGCATAGCCCCCCTCTTTCTGAGTCTCCCTCCTGTCCGGGCGTTCCCTGCCTCTCCAGTCCCTTGGCTGTGGGTCCGTCTGTCCCCAAAACTGTCCCCTGCCCACGAAGTCCCCGCCCCTCTCTGACCGACCACCGCCTCTCTCTCGCCGCCACCCCCCTCGAAACCCCTCCGCCAGCAGGTctgcgcgccccgcgcccccgggcCTCAGCCCCGTCCTCACCTGCCCGGGTGATCTCAATCACCTCCTCCTGAGCCAGCGGGCACGGCTCCCcgggggcgggcaggggaggcAGCCCCAGGATCcccagcccccccgccccccccctgaGCAGCCCGGGGTGCGCGTGGGGCCCCGGCGGGTGGGCGGCGGTCACAGTCACCCCCACGGAGGGCGGCGTGATGGGCGGCGGGGGGCTGAGGCCGCCgctgccggggggcgggggcggcggcggcggcggcgggtcCGGCTTGCAGTAGTTGGGGGAGCCGGGCTGCGGGGGCCGCGGGATGTGCTTGTTCTTCTTCTTGGGCAGCTTCTGCTTGGCCATGGCCAGCGAGTAGTACATGCCGAAGTTGTTGACGATGACGGGCACGGGCATGGCGATGGTGAGCACGCCCGCCAGGGCGCACAGCGCGCCCACCAGCATCCCCGACCACGTCTTGGGGTACATGTCGCCGTAGCCCAGCGTCGTCATGGTGACCACGGCCCACCAGAAGCCGATGGGGATGTTCTTGAAGTAGGTGTGGTTGGAGCCCAGGATGTCGTCGGGGTCGGCGCCGATGCGCTCGGCGTAGTAGATCATGGTGGCGAAGATGAGCACGCCCAGCGCCAGGAAGATGATGAGCAGCAGGAACTCGTTGGTGCTGGCCCGCAGCGTGTGGCCCAGCACGCGCAGCCCCACGAAGTGGCGCGTCAGCTTGAAGATGCGCAGGATGCGCACGAAGCGCACCACGCGCAGGAAGCCCAGCACGTCCTTGGCCGCCTTGGAGCTGAGGCCCGAGAGGCCCACCTCCAGGTAGAAGGGCAGGATGGCCACGCAGTCGATGATGTTCAGGCTGCTCTTGAGGAACTCCACCTTGTCCGGGCAGAAGGTGATGCGCATCAGGAACTCGAAGGTGAACCAGACCACGCACACGCCCTCCACGTAGGTCAGGAACGGCTCCGTCTCCACCTCCACGTTGGTGATGTTCTCGGGCGGCGCCCCGGGGATCGGCGAGGCCTGCGTCACCGTCTTGTTGCTGATGTGGATGAAGCCCTCATGCGTCTCCAGGCAGAAGGTGGTGATGGAGATGAGGATGAAGAAGAGCGAGGCGAAGGCAACATACTGCGGGGCCGGAGAGAGGGGCGAGAGGTGACCCAGGCATCTGGTCCACCGGCATCTCGAGGaaaccctcccagggcccctTTTCCCAGCCTCCCAGCCCCAAACCCTGGGGGACTCCGGGCGTCCCGAGAGCCCTCGCCTgcaccctcctctcccctccagaGCTGGCCAAAgggcagggaaggaaaggaaTGGTGGCATCTCTTGGGCTGCTGCTGCTTGGGGACTTCCTCCCTGGAAACAGCACTTTCTGGCCCTTGCTGTCTGCTGaccccttcccactccctcctGTTCCCTGGGTCCCAGCTCCCAAGCACAGTGCGAGGGTTCTGATACGAGAtgggggggggagcagggacTGAGATCGAACATCCTTGGTGTCTCAGAGATTTGGGGGCTCAGCTTAGAGATGaggggagggtaaggggagaagaggggaggggaggcaggctCAGGAGGTGGGTAAGAGCCGTACAGCCCGGGTCTGGTCCAGCTTTTCCCTTGCCTAACTCGGGCAAGGAGGTCAAGCCTTCTGAACCGCCAGCTTTTCACGGGTTAGTGGTGAGGATTCCATCAGATGCGTGCACAGAGGGCTCGGCTCCCAGCACAGTGCGTGGCCCAGGGTCTAGGACACAGTGAGAGGGTCTGCGCTGCTATTAGGGGATGGGGCATCTGCCTGTGGGGGCAAGGTCAAGGCCTTGGAGAGGGACCAGGGTTTAAGGGCCTCAAGAGGAGAGGGAGGTCTGGGAGCCAGAAGAGGAGAAGAAGGGGGAGGGCCACACACAGAGAGGCCAGGGCAGGGCTGGAGCACAGAGGGGACGGCCGGGCCCTAAGGTGGGCAGGAGGGCAAGGGGCCAGGGCTTAAGATTCTGGAGAGGAACGGACAGAGTCAGGGCCAAAGAGAGGTGAGAGGGTTTTAATCAGGGGTGCAGAGAACTGGGGGGAGCGGGGATGCAGAGCAGAGGGGGTGTCCAGTGTCCAGCCAAAGGAGGACCCTGGACCTTAGGGTGGACTGGGGGCCAGCGCCGGCCCTCCCAGCCCCCCTTCTCCGTTTCTCCGCAGTGGTTTGAGGCCAGAAGCCGCCGTGGAGCGCATGCTCcgcgcctccccgccccctccgagCCCCGCGCGGCGCAGGCTGCGGCACCGCAGTGGGGGCGGGCCGgccgggccggggggcggggcgcgcggCGGCCAGCACCGCGGCCAGCTCCCCGCCGCAGTGCGCAGCCGCAGAGGCCGGACGCAGCCTTAACCCCTTCCGGGCCGGAGCCCTGCCGGCAGCGCGCAGCCGCAGTGCCGCCGCTCCTGGGCGGGAGGCCGCAGGCCGGGAGCTTGCTTAACTCCTTCCTTCCCGGGGCACAGAAGGGAGGTGGGCGCCCGTAGCAGCGCGCAGCTGCAGAAGCTGGCTAGCGCCGGGAGGGTTTAACCCTTTCCCCCGAGATAGCTCAAAGCTAGAAGGGGGAAGAGGACACGGAGTCCCTgtaggaaggagaggagaggtgATGGGGCAGGGAGCGAGGGGGAGGCAAGGCCGGACCCTCCTCTGTGCACTGGGCTCAGCTCCCCACTCCCTTGAGCCCTGTCACTTGGAGGCTAGAAAGTGCTGGGTAAGCCAGGAACACTCAAAAGGCGTTTGTGCGGTCAAGGAGTGCGCCGCAGCCGTCCCGGGCCCTGGCCTGGGCATCCGAGGACTCCGCCTTCGGCTTCCTCCTCACCTCCGCACTCTTCAGTGGGGTCACAGGAGGGCAGGGCGCCCCAGGCCTGAGGAGGCATCTGGGGCCAAGTCCCTTCCGCACCTCCTTCACCCcacgtcccccccaccccccaccaaatcTTGCCAACTCAGCGCTTCCCGGGGCCCAAACTTTGTGCGGCACCTCCGGGGCCCCCACCCCCTCGCTCCCTCCCCCCGGCGCGAATGCGGCACTGCGGCTCCGCGTCCTTCCCGGCCCGGGACGCGGcacggtggggggagggggccggcCCGGGGCTCGGGTCCCTAGGAAGCGCGGAGGAAGGCCCGGGACGGccccttttcctcctctttccaaTCCCCCCCATTGGGAACCGCCCCCTCTCATCCAACACAATCTCATTCCGGGGTCTCTGGGACAGGGAGGAAGTTAGGAGGAAGGaggaggttgggggggggggggcggaggccACTTAGCCTGGGAAGTTGCAGGTGTTTGAGGAAAGTTTTTTGGGGGAGATGGAGGGAGCTTTGGGGAAGAGCTGATATTCTGAGGGAATAAACAGTTGAGGGAAAGAAGGAATGGGTAAAGGGTGCTGGGGTTGGGACTCTTTGGTTcatatttgggggggggggcggggggtaaaAGACCAAGAGACCCAGTCCTGGGCTTTGCGCTGTaacacgcgggggaggggggatagaaAGATCCCAAGAAAGAACTGGGAGCAATGTTGAGAAGGAAGTTTTGGGGCTGATGACTTGGTTGCGGGTCCCAAGACCGAGGCTATGGGGACTTCTAGAGCGAAAAGGTCTTCCAGAGACAGGGAGAAATCTGACAGGCAGGGGGGGTGGGACGGGGACGGGGAGTCTGGAGCTTTGGAGGGAAAGTTGGGGTAGAGGATATAGGAAGAGACGTGAACATGGGGCCCTAGAGGAAGACACCCCAGGACTCAGTTTtgcagggaagggaggggaagtggGAAGTGTCCAGGTTGGAGCAAGTGGTTTGTGGGTTCAGAGGCGTATCTGAGATTCTGGGGGCGTAAGAGCGGGGAAGGACTGTCCACACTAGCCAGCAGGCTCAAACCTGGAAAGAGGGTCTTTTGGGTGGTGAAGGGAAAAAGAGACTGGGGAAGATATTCCGAGAGCCTGAGAttgaggggctgggggggggggttgctaCAAGGGAACTGGAGGGGGTAGAGAAAGCGTAGGAGGGGGGTCGCACGGTCGAGATACTCtgaggggcggggagaggaagggaagtggGGGGTCGTTCGGAGGATCTCAGGGAATTCTGGGTTGGGAAGGAAGTTTCCAAGGGTCTGGAGTGGCTGAGCGAAGCTGAGGGAAGCGGGCTAGGTTTGGGGGAGTCCGGGAGGTCGTGAAGGTTGGGGAGAGGTTTTCTGAGGCCCTGGGGGAGGGTGGCCGGGAGAGGGGGGGTTGTGCCGAGGAGTCCGGGAGACTTCTAGGAGAATGGGGGGCCCGAGGGCTGCGAGGAGGGGTCCTGACCCGCCCAGGGACTTCCGAGGGTGGGGAGGGCGCCCggcggggcagggggaaaggggtcCCGAGAGCGCGCTCACCCTGGCGGCCCGCGACGAGTAGGGGTCCTCGAAGAGCGCCCACACGCGGGGCTGCCAGCGGCGCCACCACGagccgcccgcgccgcccgcgccccctGGCGGCCCTCCGGCGCCgccgcccgcgtcctggaagcagAGGCGCTTGAGCTCGCCGCCCGCGCCGTCcaggccgccgccgcccgcgcccgcctCGTCGTCCAGGCCCGCGTCGTGGgcgcccgcggcggcggcggcggcggcggcgcccgcGGGGTCGGGCGCCTCGAAGGAGTCGAGCGCCTCCTCGGCGTCGCGGTGCTGCCGGTAGGTCATCCAGCAGCAGGCCTCCACGTCGGTCTCGTCGATGCCCCAGAAGCCGAGCTCCTCCTCGAAGAGCGGCCCGCACACGTCGGCGGGGCAGTGCAGCTTGCCCGTGCGGTAGTAGTTGAGCACGTAGGCGAAGACGCCCGGGTGCCGGTCGAAGAAGAACTCGTCGGCGCCCGGGTCGTAGTCGAAGCGCGCCGCCGCCTCGGGCTCCGTCAGGCCGGCCAGCCGCGTCCCCGGCAGGGTGCGCAGCGTCGAGCGGTACGTCTCATGGCGCACGCCGCCCACGTTGATCACGATCTTGCCGCTgtcgccaccgccgccgccgtgcCGCCCCATGGCCGCCGCCGGCAGCCCGGGGCATGGCTCGGCGCGCCGGCCCCCGGGCCCGCGGGGTGCCGGGGGGCCCGCCGGGGACgcggccgggccgggctgcgcagGCTGCGGCGGCGCCGGGGGCAGCGGCGGCGGGGACTCGGGCggctgcggcggcggcgcgggctgCTGCTTGCTGGCCCCCTGGCGCCCGCGGAAGGACGAGACGCAGACTGAGCTCAGCATtggccggggggcggggcgggcggggcggggccgcgggggcggggccgcggggggGAGAGGAGGCCGTGATTGGGTGGGAGGCGGTGCTGGAGGGGCGGGGCGGAGCCGCGGGGGGGAAGAGGCGGCTGTGATTGGGTGGGAGGAGGCGCTGGAGGGGCGGGGCGGAGCCGCGGGGGGGAAGAGGCGGCTGTGATTGGGTGAGAGGAGGTGctggaggggcggggcgggccgcGGAGAGGAACCCAAGGGATTGGACCCGGCGGGGGCGGAGCTGAGTCCGGGAGGGGCGGGGCTCGAATCCTTAAGCTGACGGACTGGGCGGGGCGGAGCTGCAGCGAGGCGCGCCGATTGGGCCTTTCTGAGaaagggcggggcggggcgtgaaAGCGGGGCGGGGTGGGCGGCTCACGTGGCCCAGCTTGGCAGCACCGGGAGAACGGAGGTGGCGGAGCTAGATCGGAGAAAGGGAACTGATGGGGCTGAAAAAAAGAGCCGGCAGGGCAGAGGGAGAGGATGAGTCCAAGCTCTCTAAAGGGGCCTGATGAGCAATGgtgggcggagggggcggggccacGATGGGAGAAGCCGTTCTGATTGgctgagagggaaggggaggtgcACAAGGCGGCCTCCAGCAGGGACCTACAGCGCTGGCAGGCGCACCCGGGCGGGGAGGGGCATGTGGAGAACACCCGGTTGGGCGCCCAACATTTCTTAGACGAGGCGGGGCGGAGCTTGAGGAGAGGCGGGGCCCGAGAAGATGGAAGCCGTTCTGATTGGACTGGGCTTGAGGGGCGGGGCTGCAGCGGCGGGAATGGGAGGGGCGATTGGAGAGCGCTTCtgggaggaaggggagcaggCTGGACAGCAAGGGGACACGCGCGGGCAACGGGGAATGAGACTTGGCCGGAAGTGGGGGTCGGGCGAGGCCTGGCGTCCTGAGAGCGTCCGGAAAGGACTGAGGGAGGGGCGGGTTCAAGGAGGGCTTGGAGGAAGCTGCGCGTTCGGTTCGGTTAGACGGGACCGTGTCGGGAGAAAGCGGCAGGATGAGCGGGGCGGGACGAGGCAGGTGGGTGGGGCCTACAAATGGAAGACAACTTCCCGCCTGGGCTGTGGGTGGGCGCGACTTAAGGGAGGAGCGGGGCTCAGCCGGGCTCTGCGGGGGCTTGAAAACACCCAGGTGaggagggcggggcggggctaAGAGAGGGTGGGGAATGAGGTCTAGAGTAAGTGTCCCGGCAGGAGCTGGAGAGGGAGAGCGCGACCTGCAGGAAGCACACAGCCTCCGGGCTGGACGGAGGGGCGAGGGCCCCGACTAAGGCCGGGAGAGAACTTGCAGCTGATGGGAATCGAGGACGAGGCCTAGAGGACGGCGGACcaagggctggggaggagggggcgcaGAGGGGCGTTCAGCCGAGGGGAGAGCGCCGTGCACCGCCCATCCACGGGCCAAGAGCTGGGGGAACCGGGCGGGGATAGGTGGCCAAGAGGCGGGGGGCGGGGTCAACGGGGCGGGGCCAACACCAGGTGGGCCGCCCCGGAGAGGGTccggccccgccccctcggcTGGCCGAGCCTCCGGGCGTCAGGGCGCAGgcgcaggggctggggctggggcggggccgcCGGCTGCTGCGGGAGGAGGCGGCGCCTGCGGGAACGAAGGGGCGGGTCAGGGGGCTGCGCGCGGCCTCGCGCTGCCGAGAGCCTGGGCCGCCGCCTCCCGCTGCAGGTGCCGCGGCAGGTTCGTGGCGCCTCCTACCCACCCCCGCCCCGACTGCGTGTCTCTCTGAGTCTCCTGTCCTCGCCCCTCGCTGAGTACTTGTCTCCCTGTCCTCGGTCCGCCCTCTCTAGGTCTCCCGCCTCTCTTCCAGCTCTCTGCCCTCCGCGGGGTCTCTGTCCCCTTGCTCTCTgaatctcttcctctcctcagccTTTGCCCTTCTCCTCTCTGGCCCTCggtctcccctcctcccccatgtcTCAGTCCCCCTGAGTCTGTCTCCCCCAGGTCTCTGCCCCCTCCATTCCCTCCAAGCCTCTTTACCCTTTGCGTCTCCATCTTCCCCACTCCGAGCCtcagcttttctatttctgggTCTCTGTACCCCTcactctgggtctctgtcccctcTTTCTGGTTCTctgacctccccctcccccctcccccgtgcATTTCTCCATTTCCCCCGGCtgtgcctgccccccccccccgttttcttTGGGTCTCTGCCCTTTCTCTTTGTGGATCTCTGCCCCCTTCCCCGGTCTGTTACCCCATGTCTCTTTCACCCCCCTTTGGATCTCTGTACCcctctctctgggtctctgccCCTATCAGTCTCAACGCTCCATCCCCCTGTCTCTGTGTCGCTGCAGCTCAAACATCTcagcctgcccccctccccccgccatcACCCCTCTAACCCCATCCTGGCCACGACTCGAGGCTGCGTCACTGCAGAGGGAGTTGCAGAAGTGGGGCCTGGCCTCGGACCACGGAAGTAA is a genomic window of Dasypus novemcinctus isolate mDasNov1 chromosome 18, mDasNov1.1.hap2, whole genome shotgun sequence containing:
- the KCNC3 gene encoding LOW QUALITY PROTEIN: voltage-gated potassium channel KCNC3 (The sequence of the model RefSeq protein was modified relative to this genomic sequence to represent the inferred CDS: deleted 1 base in 1 codon), with the translated sequence MLSSVCVSSFRGRQGASKQQPAPPPQPPESPPPLPPAPPQPAQPGPAASPAGPPAPRGPGGRRAEPCPGLPAAAMGRHGGGGGDSGKIVINVGGVRHETYRSTLRTLPGTRLAGLTEPEAAARFDYDPGADEFFFDRHPGVFAYVLNYYRTGKLHCPADVCGPLFEEELGFWGIDETDVEACCWMTYRQHRDAEEALDSFEAPDPAGAAAAAAAAGAHDAGLDDEAGAGGGGLDGAGGELKRLCFQDAGGGAGGPPGGAGGAGGSWWRRWQPRVWALFEDPYSSRAARYVAFASLFFILISITTFCLETHEGFIHISNKTVTQASPIPGAPPENITNVEVETEPFLTYVEGVCVVWFTFEFLMRITFCPDKVEFLKSSLNIIDCVAILPFYLEVGLSGLSSKAAKDVLGFLRVVRFVRILRIFKLTRHFVGLRVLGHTLRASTNEFLLLIIFLALGVLIFATMIYYAERIGADPDDILGSNHTYFKNIPIGFWWAVVTMTTLGYGDMYPKTWSGMLVGALCALAGVLTIAMPVPVIVNNFGMYYSLAMAKQKLPKKKNKHIPRPPQPGSPNYCKPDPPPPPPPPPPGSGGLSPPPPITPPSVGVTVTAAHPPGPHAHPGLLRGGAGGLGILGLPPLPAPGEPCPLAQEEVIEITRADPRPNGDPAAAALAHEDCPAIDQPALSPEDKSPITPGSRGRYSRDRACFLLTDYAPSPDGSIRKATSAPPLPPQTGVSQGPPASCPTSTPTPRPGYPPNGRIPSPRGYEKSRSLSSIAGLSGVSLRLAPLATPPGSPRAARRAPPTLPSIL